The following are encoded in a window of Crocosphaera sp. UHCC 0190 genomic DNA:
- a CDS encoding amidase has protein sequence MNSVELAFKPALELAQLIRDRTISPLELTQLYLDRIARYDSQLGSFFTVAVDMALADAKTKTEQLINTSDLKLLPPFFGVPTGIKDLNAVAGMPVTYGVAALKNNIVDYDDGVTMRLKGAGFIILGKTATSELGSFPYTEPPGFPPTRNPWNPDYTSGGSSGGAAAAVAAGLCPIAQGSDGGGSVRGPAACCGLVGIKPAKGRISHAPVGDYQSGISSNGPLARTVADAAALLDVMSGYITGDPYWLPPPEIPFLAATQQVSPPLRIAYTYDIPPFNQAEPVVKAAVEQGVKLLGTMGHHLEMGCPSIEELIEPFIKVWQAGVGAAGLPDAALSPFNYWLKEQAGSAGDYLQAVRQMQLISRKIVAFFDHFDLLVLPVYLHQPIKVGEWANLSPEETLVKIQHWVAPCPAFNACGLPAITLPMGQDDNGLPVGVQLVGKPADELTLIRVAAQLERVCDRQFLIPPLVNH, from the coding sequence ATGAATTCTGTTGAATTAGCCTTTAAACCTGCTTTAGAATTGGCCCAACTAATCCGCGATCGCACAATTTCTCCCTTAGAATTAACCCAACTGTATCTCGATCGCATCGCCCGCTATGACTCCCAACTCGGTAGTTTTTTCACTGTGGCCGTAGACATGGCCCTAGCTGATGCCAAAACCAAAACCGAACAACTGATTAATACATCTGATCTCAAATTGCTGCCCCCATTTTTTGGGGTTCCCACAGGGATCAAAGATCTCAACGCAGTAGCAGGAATGCCCGTCACCTATGGAGTTGCTGCCCTAAAAAACAACATCGTTGACTATGATGATGGGGTAACGATGCGTTTAAAAGGGGCAGGGTTCATTATTCTGGGCAAAACCGCCACCTCGGAACTGGGATCATTTCCTTACACAGAACCCCCAGGGTTTCCCCCAACCCGTAACCCCTGGAACCCAGACTATACATCAGGGGGGTCAAGCGGTGGGGCAGCGGCCGCTGTTGCTGCGGGTTTATGCCCCATTGCCCAAGGTTCCGACGGAGGGGGTTCCGTTCGTGGCCCGGCTGCTTGTTGTGGCTTAGTGGGGATCAAACCCGCTAAAGGTAGAATTTCCCATGCCCCGGTGGGAGACTATCAAAGCGGTATTTCCAGTAATGGCCCCTTGGCCCGAACTGTGGCTGACGCTGCGGCCTTGTTAGATGTGATGTCTGGTTATATTACAGGTGATCCCTATTGGTTGCCCCCTCCCGAAATTCCCTTTTTAGCCGCGACACAACAGGTTTCACCTCCCCTAAGAATTGCCTATACTTATGATATTCCCCCGTTTAATCAAGCGGAACCCGTCGTTAAAGCGGCAGTTGAACAAGGCGTTAAATTATTAGGAACTATGGGCCATCATTTAGAAATGGGATGTCCTTCCATTGAGGAATTGATTGAACCGTTTATCAAGGTTTGGCAAGCAGGGGTAGGGGCCGCGGGACTTCCTGACGCAGCCTTAAGTCCTTTTAATTATTGGTTAAAAGAACAGGCCGGAAGTGCAGGAGACTATTTACAGGCAGTCCGTCAAATGCAGCTTATTTCCCGTAAAATTGTCGCATTTTTTGATCATTTTGATTTGTTAGTTTTGCCTGTTTATTTACATCAACCGATCAAAGTTGGAGAATGGGCGAATTTATCCCCCGAAGAAACCTTAGTCAAAATTCAGCATTGGGTAGCCCCTTGTCCGGCCTTTAATGCCTGTGGTTTACCCGCTATAACCTTGCCTATGGGACAAGATGACAATGGTTTGCCTGTGGGGGTTCAATTAGTGGGAAAACCAGCCGATGAGTTGACATTAATACGGGTAGCGGCCCAGTTAGAAAGGGTCTGCGATCGCCAGTTTTTGATCCCACCTTTGGTTAATCATTAA
- a CDS encoding alkaline phosphatase PhoX, translating into MVLSRRNFLSLAGISITTGVAAVSLKNYYTRVANGQTTETEKFGKLISDPNGILDLPKGWQYQVISQVGKSMSDGTSVPTSFDGMAAFPGENGQIILIRNHELSPHEFPGVIASKEHKYDHLSQGGTTTLIINKNRTLAQEFVSLAGTNRNCAGGATPWHSWISCEEEISTPQLNSQENPDNVSVKHGYNFEVSSQSKIAKPIALTAMGRFRHEAIAVDPSTGYIYQTEDQNDSCFYRFRPRQPGNLQAGGILEALVIEEMPSIDTSKNYPLNQPKSVKWVQIENVDPDDDTLRYEAQKKGAAIFKRGEGICLAKGEFYFTCTSGGNAEKGQIFRYNPAKETISLFVESPGAEILDYPDNLTLAPFGDLIVCEDGAGEQFLIGVTPQGECYRLARNAYNNSEFAGVCFSPDGQTMFVNIYSPGLTLAIWADWPKVTGA; encoded by the coding sequence ATGGTGTTATCTCGAAGAAATTTTCTCAGCTTAGCAGGAATAAGTATAACCACAGGAGTTGCGGCTGTTTCCCTTAAAAATTATTATACTCGCGTGGCCAATGGACAAACAACCGAAACGGAAAAATTTGGTAAATTAATTTCCGATCCTAATGGTATCTTAGATCTGCCCAAAGGATGGCAATATCAAGTGATTTCTCAGGTAGGAAAATCCATGAGTGATGGCACTTCTGTACCGACAAGTTTTGATGGAATGGCAGCATTTCCAGGAGAAAATGGACAAATAATTTTAATTCGGAATCATGAATTAAGTCCCCATGAATTTCCTGGAGTTATAGCATCAAAAGAACATAAATACGATCATTTATCTCAAGGAGGAACCACAACTTTAATTATTAATAAGAATCGTACTTTAGCCCAAGAATTTGTCTCTTTAGCAGGAACAAACCGCAATTGTGCAGGAGGTGCTACCCCTTGGCATTCTTGGATTAGTTGTGAAGAAGAAATCTCGACACCTCAATTAAATTCTCAGGAAAATCCTGACAATGTTTCGGTTAAACATGGCTACAATTTTGAAGTTTCCTCTCAAAGCAAAATAGCAAAACCAATCGCTTTAACTGCTATGGGAAGATTTCGTCATGAGGCCATTGCAGTTGACCCCAGCACAGGTTACATTTATCAAACAGAAGACCAAAATGATAGTTGTTTCTATCGTTTCCGTCCCCGACAACCAGGAAATCTACAAGCGGGAGGAATTTTAGAAGCCTTAGTTATTGAAGAAATGCCCAGCATTGATACCAGTAAAAATTATCCTTTAAATCAACCTAAATCTGTCAAATGGGTACAAATTGAAAATGTTGATCCTGATGACGATACTCTGCGTTATGAAGCCCAAAAGAAAGGGGCAGCAATTTTTAAAAGAGGGGAAGGTATTTGCTTAGCAAAGGGTGAGTTTTATTTCACCTGTACCAGTGGGGGAAATGCAGAAAAAGGACAAATTTTTCGTTATAATCCTGCTAAGGAAACTATCTCTTTATTTGTGGAATCTCCTGGAGCAGAAATTTTAGATTATCCCGATAATTTAACCTTAGCACCTTTTGGGGATTTAATTGTTTGTGAAGATGGCGCAGGAGAACAGTTTTTAATTGGAGTAACACCTCAAGGAGAATGTTATCGTTTAGCCCGTAATGCCTATAATAATAGTGAGTTTGCTGGAGTGTGTTTTTCCCCTGATGGTCAAACCATGTTTGTTAATATTTATTCTCCAGGATTAACCTTAGCAATTTGGGCAGATTGGCCAAAAGTTACAGGTGCATAA
- a CDS encoding class I SAM-dependent methyltransferase encodes MNEVKVRNQYNKLADIYDVRWRNYIVNTLKFLHNWEEIAPQATVLDVACGTGEFERLLLDKNPTQKITGIDISEKMLTIARSKYQTYANVELYEGSVHSLHFINHSFDVVISANAFHYFDKPQIALAEMKRVLKPNGKLIILDWSKDYLICRICDWILQIFDPAHQKCYTQAELHQLLVSAGFNIYRATKFRFGMIWGLMAVTANPSNNS; translated from the coding sequence ATGAATGAAGTGAAAGTGCGAAATCAATATAATAAACTTGCTGATATCTACGATGTACGGTGGCGAAATTACATTGTTAATACCCTTAAATTCCTCCACAATTGGGAAGAAATTGCTCCCCAGGCTACAGTTTTAGATGTTGCTTGTGGTACAGGTGAATTTGAGCGACTCTTACTCGATAAAAATCCGACACAGAAAATTACGGGAATTGATATATCAGAAAAAATGTTGACTATCGCTAGGTCAAAATATCAGACTTATGCTAACGTAGAGTTATACGAAGGTTCAGTTCATTCACTGCATTTCATAAATCATTCTTTCGATGTGGTAATATCAGCAAATGCTTTTCATTATTTTGACAAACCCCAAATAGCATTAGCAGAAATGAAAAGAGTTCTTAAACCCAATGGTAAGCTCATAATTCTTGACTGGAGTAAAGATTATCTTATTTGTAGAATCTGTGATTGGATATTACAAATTTTTGATCCTGCTCATCAAAAATGCTATACTCAAGCAGAATTACATCAGTTGTTGGTATCTGCTGGTTTTAATATTTATCGTGCAACTAAATTTCGTTTTGGGATGATTTGGGGACTAATGGCTGTTACAGCGAACCCATCTAACAATAGTTAA
- a CDS encoding PEP-CTERM sorting domain-containing protein, translated as MEHSLGFGITPDSKTTDFLSTSLRKKLASITVIGFSLGMLQGGMANALSFQGLGDFPGGDLLLSTPVHSIPTLPNDPFFSVSLGGSKDGLIAVGAGNSVNGYEAFRWTEEDGMIGLGSLIGTRGLELGRSYYSMARDTSQDGSVIVGRSNSVNGLEAFRWTQETGMVGLGDLPGGDFYSIAFGTSNDGSVVIGSSKSASGEEAFRWTQESGMVSLGDLPGGGFYSIAQGISADGSIIVGGGRSANGNEAFLWTQETGMVGLGDLPNGGFFSSAQGISGDGSVVIGQSRGDRGIEAFRWTQESGMVGLGDLPGGGVYSLARSASFDGSTIVGFGRTLNGNEAFIWDVTNGMRSVREVLVGFEINMTGWALIEARGISSDGTKIVGFGINPDGKAEAWLADLTPNQLPNNSILHNNFVSTVQTSEPSLSAVQTPEPTPNFAFLSVNIFGIASFFWRKRQKNLS; from the coding sequence ATGGAACATTCACTTGGATTTGGCATTACACCTGATTCAAAGACAACAGATTTTTTGTCTACCTCTTTACGCAAAAAACTAGCCTCTATTACTGTAATAGGGTTCAGTCTGGGAATGCTACAGGGTGGAATGGCCAATGCCCTATCCTTTCAAGGATTGGGTGATTTCCCTGGCGGTGATCTACTCCTTTCCACTCCTGTGCACAGCATCCCCACACTCCCCAACGATCCTTTCTTCAGCGTGTCCCTTGGGGGATCAAAGGATGGCTTAATAGCCGTCGGTGCTGGTAACTCCGTTAATGGTTATGAGGCATTCCGTTGGACAGAGGAGGACGGGATGATCGGTTTAGGAAGCCTCATTGGGACTCGTGGTTTAGAGCTAGGTCGTTCATACTACAGTATGGCCAGGGACACATCTCAAGATGGTTCAGTTATCGTCGGTCGTAGCAATTCAGTCAATGGTCTTGAAGCTTTCCGTTGGACCCAAGAAACTGGGATGGTCGGTCTTGGCGATCTCCCTGGAGGGGATTTCTACAGCATAGCTTTTGGGACATCGAACGACGGCTCGGTGGTGATTGGTTCTAGCAAATCCGCCAGTGGGGAAGAGGCATTTCGTTGGACTCAGGAGAGTGGGATGGTCAGTCTCGGCGATCTCCCTGGTGGTGGTTTCTACAGCATAGCTCAAGGAATATCAGCAGACGGCTCCATCATCGTCGGTGGTGGCCGCTCCGCCAATGGAAATGAGGCGTTCCTTTGGACCCAAGAAACTGGGATGGTCGGTCTTGGCGATCTCCCTAATGGTGGTTTTTTTAGCTCGGCCCAAGGAATATCGGGGGATGGCTCGGTTGTTATTGGTCAAAGCCGTGGTGATCGAGGGATTGAAGCCTTCCGCTGGACTCAGGAGAGCGGGATGGTCGGTCTCGGTGATCTCCCTGGTGGTGGTGTCTATAGCCTAGCTAGAAGTGCATCCTTTGACGGGTCCACAATTGTTGGTTTTGGCAGAACTCTCAATGGGAATGAGGCTTTTATCTGGGATGTCACCAATGGAATGAGAAGCGTTCGGGAAGTTCTAGTTGGCTTCGAAATTAATATGACAGGATGGGCATTAATTGAGGCGAGGGGAATTTCTTCCGACGGGACAAAAATCGTCGGTTTTGGCATAAATCCCGATGGAAAAGCCGAGGCATGGTTGGCTGACCTCACTCCGAATCAACTTCCTAACAACTCTATACTTCATAACAATTTTGTATCTACAGTACAAACATCTGAACCTTCTCTGTCTGCAGTACAAACACCTGAACCTACACCGAACTTTGCATTCCTCTCTGTCAACATTTTCGGTATAGCCTCATTTTTCTGGCGCAAACGCCAGAAAAATCTCTCATAA
- the opcA gene encoding glucose-6-phosphate dehydrogenase assembly protein OpcA — protein sequence MTTQTPPLVSLQDPKDVSIDVIEAELRSIWNAYSNNEDGIVATRATTFTFIVYEPEPTQYLLAVLGFYTGPIDGIAGPRTTAAIKSAQKAYGLEITGKSNQAFIEKLQAEFEKVKAEGQLSDAQQMVAKAYSPDLEGTGVTDSIAASNPCRIITLCPTVGEDEGVKVQVSAYCPINKRSQNTLICCEYITLRGTAAALERIGGIISELTISGLPTFVWWKASPQPEYGLFKRLASQGDTVIVDSSTFSSPEENLLEIGQMLEQNIPLADLNWGRIAPWQELTAAAFDPPERRGAVLEVDRVTIDYERGNASQALMYLGWVATRLQWRPVAYEYEGGDYDIRRIKFLNNEQNTIEAELAGVPLADWGDVLGDLISLKLSSTNLQADCCTVLCSGTTGCMRMEASGGAQACRIEQVTSLADQNTEHLLGRQLQRWGTDPLYEESLKVTMAILKLANNN from the coding sequence TTGATGTCATTGAGGCAGAATTACGCAGTATTTGGAACGCTTACAGCAATAATGAAGATGGTATTGTGGCAACCCGCGCCACCACCTTCACTTTTATTGTTTATGAACCCGAACCCACTCAATATCTCTTAGCGGTTTTAGGCTTTTATACCGGCCCTATTGATGGTATTGCCGGGCCCCGTACCACTGCTGCCATTAAATCGGCTCAAAAAGCCTACGGACTGGAAATTACGGGCAAATCTAATCAAGCATTTATTGAAAAATTACAAGCAGAATTTGAGAAAGTCAAAGCAGAAGGTCAATTAAGCGATGCTCAACAAATGGTCGCTAAGGCATATTCTCCTGACTTAGAAGGAACTGGGGTAACTGATAGTATTGCTGCTTCTAACCCCTGCCGTATTATTACCCTCTGTCCCACTGTTGGCGAAGATGAAGGGGTCAAAGTTCAAGTATCTGCCTACTGTCCCATTAATAAGCGCAGTCAAAATACCCTAATCTGTTGTGAATATATTACCCTACGGGGAACTGCTGCCGCTTTAGAAAGAATTGGCGGTATTATCTCGGAATTGACCATCAGTGGACTGCCTACCTTTGTTTGGTGGAAAGCAAGTCCTCAACCCGAATATGGACTATTTAAACGCTTAGCCTCTCAAGGGGATACAGTTATCGTTGACTCTAGTACCTTTAGTAGTCCCGAAGAAAACCTTTTAGAAATTGGCCAAATGTTGGAACAGAATATTCCCCTGGCTGATTTAAACTGGGGAAGAATTGCCCCCTGGCAAGAATTAACGGCGGCTGCTTTTGATCCTCCAGAGCGTCGCGGTGCTGTTCTAGAAGTTGACCGCGTTACTATTGATTATGAACGAGGAAATGCTTCTCAAGCCTTGATGTATTTGGGATGGGTGGCCACCCGTTTACAGTGGCGGCCTGTTGCCTATGAATATGAAGGAGGGGACTATGATATTCGTCGCATTAAATTCCTCAACAATGAACAGAATACCATTGAGGCAGAATTAGCGGGGGTTCCCTTGGCAGACTGGGGAGACGTTTTAGGGGACTTAATTAGTCTTAAATTAAGTTCTACTAACCTACAAGCTGACTGTTGTACCGTGTTGTGTTCCGGGACTACCGGATGTATGCGTATGGAGGCATCAGGTGGGGCCCAAGCTTGTCGTATTGAACAAGTAACTTCCTTAGCGGATCAAAATACGGAACACCTATTAGGAAGACAACTGCAACGGTGGGGAACTGATCCTCTCTATGAGGAAAGTTTAAAAGTTACTATGGCTATCCTGAAATTAGCTAATAATAACTAA
- the lysS gene encoding lysine--tRNA ligase: MSSNQPQREPQSASSLEEIRATRLEKVEQLKELGLNPYAYQWESTHNAAQLQDKYASLKDGEEIEVNVAIAGRIIARRVFGKLAFFSLQDETGTIQLYLDKKEIQDYMSDLENAFDHLKKLTDTGDIIGVQGIIKRTEKGELSVKVKEYTILTKSLLPLPDKWHGLTDTEKRYRQRYVDLIVNPQVRQTFRRRAEITASIRRYLDQQGFIEIETPVLQSEAGGAEARPFITYHNTLEMDLYLRIATELHLKRLIVGGFEKVFEMGRIFRNEGVSTKHNPEFTSIELYQAYADYNDMMRLTEEIIATAAKEVLGTLNITYQEEEIDLSTPWRRVTMHDIVKEKSGLDFDKFKTLEEGKKAMKKAGLAIPDGCTSLGKLLNEAFEQTVESTLIQPTFILDFPVEISPLAKPHRSKPGLVERFELYVVGRELANSFSELTDPIDQRQRLEEQASQKAAGDLEAHSVDEDFLTALEYGMPPTGGLGIGIDRLIMLLTDSASIRDVIAFPLLKSQSAALKSFDYDGDKKILKVEFVNGSIYKYNDVPEAVYKELETTPSKGQYFNAEIRDKFGFDREI, encoded by the coding sequence ATGTCTTCCAATCAACCTCAACGAGAACCCCAATCTGCCTCTAGTTTAGAAGAAATTCGTGCTACCCGTCTTGAAAAAGTTGAACAGTTGAAAGAATTAGGGTTAAACCCTTATGCTTATCAATGGGAATCTACCCATAATGCGGCACAATTACAAGATAAATATGCAAGTCTCAAAGATGGGGAAGAAATTGAGGTAAATGTTGCGATCGCGGGCAGAATTATCGCCCGTCGTGTCTTTGGAAAATTGGCTTTTTTTAGTTTACAAGACGAAACAGGAACTATTCAATTATATTTAGATAAAAAAGAAATTCAAGATTACATGAGTGATCTTGAAAATGCCTTTGATCACCTCAAAAAGTTAACCGACACTGGGGACATTATTGGAGTCCAAGGAATCATTAAAAGAACGGAAAAAGGAGAACTTTCCGTTAAGGTAAAAGAATACACTATTTTAACCAAATCTCTGTTACCTTTACCGGATAAATGGCATGGGTTAACAGATACAGAAAAACGTTATCGTCAGCGTTATGTAGACTTAATTGTTAATCCTCAAGTTAGGCAAACTTTTCGCCGTCGGGCTGAGATTACGGCTTCTATTCGTCGCTACTTAGATCAACAGGGATTTATTGAAATAGAAACCCCAGTTTTACAATCAGAAGCAGGAGGAGCAGAGGCTCGACCTTTCATTACTTATCATAACACCTTAGAGATGGATTTATATCTCAGAATTGCCACAGAATTACATCTCAAACGGTTGATCGTGGGTGGTTTTGAAAAAGTATTTGAAATGGGCAGAATCTTTCGTAATGAAGGGGTTTCTACCAAACATAATCCTGAATTTACTTCCATTGAATTATATCAAGCTTATGCAGATTATAATGATATGATGAGGCTAACTGAGGAGATTATTGCCACAGCAGCGAAAGAAGTTTTAGGCACATTAAATATTACATATCAAGAGGAAGAAATTGACTTATCAACCCCTTGGCGACGGGTAACAATGCACGATATTGTTAAAGAGAAAAGCGGCTTAGATTTTGATAAATTTAAGACCTTAGAAGAAGGCAAAAAAGCCATGAAAAAAGCAGGATTAGCCATTCCTGATGGCTGTACTTCTCTCGGTAAATTACTCAATGAAGCCTTTGAACAAACCGTTGAATCTACCCTAATTCAACCAACGTTTATTCTTGATTTTCCTGTAGAAATTTCACCTTTAGCTAAGCCCCATCGCAGCAAACCAGGATTAGTAGAACGGTTTGAATTATATGTTGTGGGTCGAGAATTAGCCAATAGTTTTTCAGAATTAACTGACCCCATTGATCAACGACAAAGATTAGAAGAACAAGCTTCCCAAAAAGCAGCCGGAGATTTAGAAGCCCATAGTGTAGATGAAGATTTCCTAACTGCTTTAGAATATGGAATGCCCCCCACAGGAGGCTTAGGAATTGGCATTGATCGCCTAATTATGTTATTAACAGATTCCGCAAGTATTCGGGATGTCATCGCCTTTCCCCTGCTAAAAAGTCAGAGTGCTGCCCTTAAATCTTTTGACTATGATGGCGATAAAAAAATCCTCAAAGTTGAATTTGTTAACGGGAGTATTTACAAATATAATGACGTACCAGAAGCGGTGTATAAAGAGTTAGAAACAACTCCCTCAAAAGGACAGTATTTTAATGCCGAAATTCGGGACAAATTTGGCTTTGATCGAGAGATTTAA
- a CDS encoding ABC transporter ATP-binding protein gives MAFSSPSNPAKSVHRIRESDGGLILKLLPYVRRHPRLLLLSALLLLPLTVAGAIQPLIIGQAISVLRQESTWGFLEQLSVAKGLQFLSSLLLITIVIRLICTSFQGYIVQQLGQNITAEIREDLFTYVMSLGTSFFNRTPVGRLVTRLTSDVEALGDVFASGAIGVISDAIYILVIIITMFTLEVKLALMLLLMMVPIAGLIVYFQGQYRKANYKSREKLSDLNSMLQENIVGINVVQLFRRERFNSELFRVINQDYRQATDKTIFYDSAVSATLEWISLVAIASVIWLGGIFITNNTISFGTLSAFILYAQRLFNPLRQFADKFTMFQAGFTAIERITELMQEPIEIKESEQDIQFLSSRKYQEKVGEICFDNVWFGYKPDEFVLKGLNFTISPGEKVALVGPTGAGKSSIIRLLSRLHEPTEGRILIDGVDIREISKKELRQYVGIILQESFLFAGDVKRNITLGEDYSLEEVKEAARLTNVDRFIEELPQGYNTQLRERGTNLSGGQKQLLAFARVAIRHPHVLILDEATANLDVKTEAFIQEALEHLLTNRTAIIIAHRLSTIRDVDRIFVLKQGEIIESGTHEELLDNNGLYHSLYQLQMMGYEE, from the coding sequence ATGGCTTTTTCTTCCCCGTCAAATCCTGCTAAATCTGTCCATCGTATTCGTGAAAGTGATGGCGGCCTGATCTTAAAGTTATTGCCTTATGTGCGTCGTCATCCCCGTTTATTATTGCTTTCCGCGCTTTTATTATTGCCATTAACGGTTGCGGGTGCGATACAACCCCTAATTATTGGACAGGCGATTTCTGTCTTACGTCAAGAGTCTACTTGGGGATTTTTAGAACAGCTTTCTGTGGCAAAAGGGCTACAATTTTTGAGCAGTCTTTTACTAATAACCATTGTTATTCGTCTAATTTGTACTTCTTTTCAAGGGTATATTGTTCAACAATTAGGACAGAATATTACGGCAGAAATTCGGGAAGATTTGTTTACCTATGTGATGTCTTTGGGAACCAGTTTTTTTAATCGGACTCCTGTGGGGCGGTTAGTAACTCGTTTAACCAGTGATGTTGAAGCATTGGGGGATGTTTTTGCTAGTGGGGCGATTGGGGTTATTAGCGATGCAATTTATATTTTAGTGATTATCATAACAATGTTTACCCTAGAGGTAAAATTAGCGTTAATGCTGTTATTAATGATGGTTCCCATTGCAGGATTAATTGTATATTTTCAAGGGCAATATCGGAAAGCAAATTATAAATCACGGGAAAAATTATCAGACCTTAATTCCATGCTGCAAGAAAATATTGTCGGCATTAATGTAGTACAATTATTTCGACGAGAACGATTTAATAGTGAATTATTTCGGGTGATTAATCAAGATTATCGCCAAGCAACGGATAAAACTATTTTTTATGATTCTGCCGTTTCTGCTACTTTAGAATGGATTAGTTTGGTAGCGATCGCAAGTGTAATTTGGTTAGGGGGAATTTTTATTACCAACAATACGATTTCTTTTGGAACCCTTTCTGCTTTTATTTTATATGCTCAACGTTTGTTTAATCCATTACGTCAATTTGCAGATAAATTTACCATGTTTCAAGCGGGTTTTACTGCAATTGAAAGGATTACAGAATTAATGCAAGAACCCATTGAAATCAAAGAATCAGAGCAAGATATTCAGTTTTTATCGAGTCGTAAATATCAGGAAAAAGTCGGAGAAATTTGCTTTGATAATGTTTGGTTTGGTTATAAACCAGATGAGTTTGTTCTCAAAGGATTAAATTTTACCATTTCACCAGGGGAAAAGGTTGCTTTAGTGGGGCCAACGGGAGCAGGAAAAAGTTCAATTATTCGTCTTTTATCTCGTCTTCATGAACCAACTGAGGGCAGAATTTTAATTGATGGGGTTGATATTCGAGAGATTTCTAAGAAGGAATTACGCCAATATGTGGGGATAATTCTACAAGAAAGTTTTCTGTTTGCTGGGGATGTTAAACGGAATATTACCCTAGGAGAAGACTATTCTCTAGAAGAAGTTAAAGAAGCAGCAAGATTAACAAATGTTGATCGTTTTATTGAAGAGCTTCCCCAAGGATATAATACACAATTAAGGGAAAGAGGAACCAATTTATCAGGAGGACAAAAACAATTATTAGCCTTTGCACGGGTTGCCATTCGTCATCCTCATGTCTTAATTTTAGATGAGGCAACAGCTAATTTAGATGTGAAAACAGAAGCGTTTATTCAAGAAGCATTAGAACATTTATTAACTAATAGAACGGCAATTATTATCGCTCACAGACTCTCAACAATTCGGGATGTTGATCGGATTTTTGTTTTAAAGCAAGGAGAGATTATAGAGTCAGGAACTCACGAAGAATTATTAGATAACAATGGACTATATCACAGTTTATATCAATTACAAATGATGGGATATGAGGAATAG